In the genome of Chryseobacterium sp. 52, the window CCGTTATCAATACCGATTGTTCCGGCTCCGATTTCTGAAGTAGCAAGTTCTCTTTTGTAATTTCTGTCAACAATGAAACCTCCTTTGTTTTTACCTTTTTTAAAGATTGGAAAGTTTCTGACCCTGTCGTACTGATCGAAATCAAGACCTTTCACCAAGGTGTAGTACTGGTTTTTCTTTTTCTTCTGTTCGTCAAATTTCTGTCTGAACTCTCCTCTGGATTTTCCGAACATTTTGCTTAAGGAATCTGTCAGTGCACCAATGTTATTGCTGTAGATGGTGTCTTTCATGGTCTTGAAGTCAAGATAGACATCATAGCGCATCACGGTTGTTGCCAGGATTGATCCGTCTGAGGCGAACAGGTTTCCACGGGCAGCCTTTAAGGTAGCTTCGCGGTAGTTTTTATTAATGTAATCGTCTTTAATCTCCTGAACATTCGTGTTTTGCAGGATTACCAATCTTGTCATAAACAGCACAAATACGCACAGGACTCCTACTGCGAAGAGGTAGCCCCACCTTAACGTTTTTTTACGTTTGTTATCGTATTCATTTTGTTTTTGCATCTGTACTGTCTAGTTTTATGAGCAGTTTATGAGGATGGTTTTCCAAAGTCATTAATGAGTCTTTTGCTACTTCCTTCCCCAGTTCCGATTCCATTTTTACTTTGATCAGCTTACTCTGGGCGTAAGCGTTTCTTGATTTATATTCTTCTGTTTCTTCCTTTAATGCATTGACAATTCTGATCTTCTTGTCGACGAGGTGATTGCTGTAAATCATCGCCATCATTAGAATGAACAACAGTAAAAAATACTTGTAATGAGTTTTTATCTCATCACGGTTCAGAAAGTTTCCTTTTATAATATCTATAAAAGTGAGTTTTTTCTGAGGGCGATTTGTTGTTCTTTTTGCCAAGATTTTTATGTCAATTTGGTTACAGTGAATTCACTTTTATACTTTTATTCCTGTTCTCATTTTCGCACTTCTTGCTCTTGAGTTTTCTTCGATTTCGCTGTCATCAGGAATGATCGCTTTACTTTTAAGCAATTCAAATACCTTTTTATAGTTTCCGTAGATATCTCTCTGCTGTTCTCCTTCAAACATTCCGTTTTTCAGGAATCTTTTTACCAGACGGTCTTCTAATGAATGGTAAGAAATAACAACCAGTCTTCCTTCGGGTCTTAAAACATTGAGTGCCTGAACAAGCATTTCTTTTAATGCTTCAAGTTCCTGGTTGACTTCTATTCGTATTGCCTGGAAAAGCTGTGCATAAAATTTATTCACTTTGTGAGGTGGCAGAAAGCTGAAAAGCTTTTTCAGATCCTCGGTGGTGTTTATGCTTTTTGTTTTTCTGTGG includes:
- a CDS encoding FtsL-like putative cell division protein, whose protein sequence is MAKRTTNRPQKKLTFIDIIKGNFLNRDEIKTHYKYFLLLFILMMAMIYSNHLVDKKIRIVNALKEETEEYKSRNAYAQSKLIKVKMESELGKEVAKDSLMTLENHPHKLLIKLDSTDAKTK